One window from the genome of Antechinus flavipes isolate AdamAnt ecotype Samford, QLD, Australia chromosome X, AdamAnt_v2, whole genome shotgun sequence encodes:
- the LOC127543254 gene encoding ubiquitin-conjugating enzyme E2 C — MASQNRDPAAASAAAASRKGTEPGAGAARGSVGKRLQQELMTLMMSGDKGISAFPESDNLFKWVGTIHGAAGTVYEDLRYKLSLEFPSGYPYNAPTVKFVTPCYHPNVDTQGNICLDILKDKWSALYDVRTILLSIQSLLGEPNIDSPLNTHAAELWTNPTAFKKYLLETYMKQVTSQEP; from the coding sequence ATGGCTTCGCAGAACCGCGACCCCGCTGCTGCCAGTGCTGCCGCCGCCTCCCGTAAGGGGACCGAGCCTGGGGCGGGCGCGGCTCGCGGGTCCGTGGGCAAGAGGTTACAGCAGGAGTTGATGACCCTAATGATGTCGGGAGACAAAGGAATTTCTGCCTTCCCAGAGTCAGACAATCTCTTCAAATGGGTTGGAACTATCCATGGGGCAGCTGGGACGGTATATGAAGACCTAAGGTACAAGCTGTCCTTGGAGTTTCCCAGCGGTTACCCATATAATGCTCCCACTGTGAAATTTGTCACACCTTGTTACCATCCTAATGTGGACACCCAAGGCAATATCTGTTTGGATATCCTCAAGGACAAGTGGTCAGCTCTGTATGATGTCAGGACCATCCTATTATCCATCCAGAGCCTGCTGGGAGAACCCAACATTGATAGCCCCTTGAACACACATGCTGCTGAACTTTGGACAAACCCCACAGCCTTTAAAAAGTACCTGCTGGAAACCTACATGAAGCAGGTGACTAGCCAAGAGCCCTGA